Within bacterium, the genomic segment GCAGCAGCGTCGGTTTCAAATGCGACGGTACCGGATACACCGCGTGCGTGATTCCCACCGCCGGAGCCGAACGCACTCCCACCTGCACGTGCTCGGGATTCGAGAGCATCGTTCCGGCCAGCGTCGCGATCTCCGGCGGAATCGTCGCCGAAAACAGCAGCGTCTGCCGCTTCCGGGGCAGCAGCGCAATGATCCGACGGATGTCGGGTAAAAATCCCATGTCCAGCATCCGGTCGCCCTCGTCGAGCACGAACACTTCCACATCGTGGAACGTGACGTTTTTCTGACCGACGTGATCGAGCAGTCGGCCCGGCGTCGCCACCAGAATATCCACGCCCTCGCGCAGCGCCTTCGTCTGCGGTTTGATGTTCACTCCGCCGATCACCGCCGCGATCCTCAGTTTGGTGTGCCGCGCGTAGTTCTTGAGGCTCTCTTCGATCTGCGCCGCCAGTTCGCGCGTCGGACTGAGAATCAGCGTGCGCAGCGCGTGGCCGCGTTTGTGCTCGCCGAGTAGCCGGTGGAGGATCGGCAGTCCGAAGGCGGCCGTCTTGCCCGTCCCCGTCTGTGCCGATCCCATCATGTCGCGTCCCGCCATCACCAGCGGAATCGCCAGGTCCTGAATCGGCGTCGGCCGCTCATACCCCTCTTCCGCCACCGCCCGCAAGAGCCGCTCGTCGA encodes:
- a CDS encoding DEAD/DEAH box helicase, translated to MPTKAETTTTTITAPGFQNFGLDERLLRAVAEEGYERPTPIQDLAIPLVMAGRDMMGSAQTGTGKTAAFGLPILHRLLGEHKRGHALRTLILSPTRELAAQIEESLKNYARHTKLRIAAVIGGVNIKPQTKALREGVDILVATPGRLLDHVGQKNVTFHDVEVFVLDEGDRMLDMGFLPDIRRIIALLPRKRQTLLFSATIPPEIATLAGTMLSNPEHVQVGVRSAPAVGITHAVYPVPSHLKPTLLPAILREIGARSVLVFTRTKRRADRLSRVLARSGLRIGVLHGDRTQAQRIAALDGFKRGKFDVLIATDIAARGLDIEGITHVINFDVPATPEDYVHRIGRTARAEAVGDAFTLVSPEEDYTMRQIEAHLGQVLPRVALRDFDYEVTAPEKKTGLQKASVNVRTIPTSFRSSRKRKLPRKR